The window CACTTTTTAGCTTAACCAATTTCTCCACTGCCACTTGTGTGCTGACTATCAAACATAATTAACATTACACGGTAGCTCTTAGTAACACAGTGGACGGTTCAGATGTGGctacaatgtattttttttttttttttaaattcacgtGGAATGCACTATTGTTTGGTTTTTCTTGTGTAACATAATGAGacaactgcattttgttgtagGCTACAACCTACAACAAAACAATTAGTGCCTAAGGGTCACCATGAATACAAGTGCCATACACAAATATAAATCCCTGCAAgaatattgttattatattacattatttatgATTTAACTAGTGGTTTAGTTAAGCTTAGTTTATTAGTATCCCCATTAGCTACAGCGGGCTGCAGCTATTCTTCATGGTTCCCTAGCGGTATACAGCTGTAAACTAGCTTTACAGATCGgtgacaaattaaaagaaaaaccgACATGAATTAGTACATACATGAATTAGTATGCTGTCAGGCCACCATGAGCCGCCAAAAAAGCTTCAATGCTCCTTGCCAAATCTGTGGAACTCTGGTGGGATGAACACCATTCCTCCACAGGATATTccctcatttatgtatttaacctttatttaatcagGCATCTCATTGAGATCAAGGTCTCTTTGCAAGAGACAGCAGAtagaaaggaaaacaaacataGCTAAACATAACAAGAGGACATATAGCATCAGACACAATCATAAACTCACGAAACCATTTAGTGAGCCCTGGTGCACGGAAGCATCTACATATATATTTCTCCATTCTTTTATTCAggtttttctttaatttgtcCCATGTCTGTATTTGAAATAATACCAAAAATAGTCACGACTTCAGGAATAACAAATTGCTTTATCATGTccatgttaaattaaaaaagaactGCCTTAGAAAAGGACTGATTTAATAATCAGAAGTGTTATTTTATCAAGGTGATTTGATGCTAAATAGTGATTTAGtcacattcatttatatttccCTTTATTAAGTTACAGTTGCACTTCTATATGTTCACAGCTCAGTATGTTAGATGTGGTCTGAAACATTTCAACAGAAAatacacaaggcattgtgataAATAATTGACCCATGAAGTGTAGCTTAAAGTATAAAGTGCCACATGTTTCACAGCTTATGGACAAAGTTGACACTGGAGCCCAACCAAAAACTATTGGCCGGCAAAGTTTTGCTTACCACAAATATACTAATGTCACCATTCAATAGATGTTGACTGATGAGTAAAGTGAAATTGTAACACAGAAATACCAAACATATGTTTAAGAAACAATGTCGCAATTACCTAGTCTGTCCACCAGAGTGCACTGACAATCTGTGGAATTTAAGGAATCCTTATCAAAATGATTGTTTCTGTTATCTgcttattttaataaataaataccagCCAATATAGCCTTTATATAGACTGCTATTGGATTAATATTGGACTCTAAAATGTCAATATGGGTATCAACTAAATCCAGTATTGGCTGGGCTCTTGTCGAAACCACATAAATACTGGTTCAGAGTACAATATAacgcaaatgtaatttgctagGCAGTTGTCATCAAGTAACATACACGTCTTTACTGCTTTTCATGTAACATATCCTATATTAATTTCATTTCTATGCCTCTGCAGCAGGTTCTTCATGCATTAGTCCTCCACATACAGCTATAtgattctttctcttttttcccagttgttttaaaaacacacaaaggtctttttaaagtgttttatcCTTTGAAACTGTGCTTTGTAGATGTACTCTGTCTTGGCCATCAGATGAAGCAGTCAGAGAAAACAGCTGTCCTCTGTAGATATGTCCCACAGCGCTCTGCATGTCGTTCTGGGCCTGTTAGAAGGGCCTAGCAGTGAGTCGTTGAACTGGAGCGGTTGTGAGGGCTCGTCCTGGGCTTTTGGTTGTCCTGAGAGGTTATTGCGTTCATAGGTTTCAGACCCATTCTCGGCTGAGTCTGTGCTCGTAGACCTGCAAAACGTCTGGCTCTTGTCTTGTGAGTGATCATTACATTCTCTGCTTGAACAGGAATGGCCATGCTCAGTCCTGTcatgtgtgtgttgctctcTGTCCGAATGGCTGTCAGGTGTGCTATACTGGTTTTGGCACTGAGTGAGGTCATTAGGCTTTATGTAGTTATTTGCATTTTCCAAATGTTGCTTGGGGTCGGGGCTCTGTCTTTGTGGCTGTGATGAATTGTGGGTTTGTTGATTGTGAAAATCAAGGGTCTCATCCTGGTTGTGAGAGTGGTTTTGGTGGTTGTGATTCTGCCAGAAGGCTCTGCGGAGCTGCTCTAACTCTGAGAGCAGAGGCAGACTGATGTCCAGGTGCATCAGCAGGTTCTCTAGCCACTCCCCCAACTTTAAAAAGGAAGGACTGAAAGACAAATAGTTGTGGTGATGAGAGGTTGGAGGACCTTACATGCTCTACTGCAGTAGTGCCTTGATTACATTTAATAGGCTATTCTGCACTGTAttagtttagtttgtttgtgttatgcaTTGCTAATAGAATACAAtgtttttatactgtatgttggctCATATCAGTGGCTCATATGTTGTTTAGCAATTTCCTTTACAACATTATAGTACCAAAGCACTATCCCTCTAATGAAGTGCCTATTAGTTAAAGTTTAAGTAGCAGTGACACTAGTGGCGGCCTATGGTTGTTCTGTTGACTGGAACAGAACTAAaatgtaatgaatgaatgattaaaTTGTGTTTCAAAACTAAATTTTAAACAGAGGTACTTGGCTCGATTTTTTAACATCTAGCTCATACTTTGCTTTATAGGAAATTAGGTCTGCAGTTGTGTTAGATTTGTGCAGTCATACCGTTTATCAGCGTCCGTTTCACAGCAGAGGACACCCAGCGGCAAGAAGGCCGAAGGGCACTGTGGAGGGTGGTACTGCTGCAGGAAACCGGCTACATTTAGCCCAAAGTCATTCGACCGGGGAAGGTAGTCAGGGTCAGCATTCACTCTACCTATTATCTTAAGAGAgacaaagatagatagatacatattttaaaattgataaaatgtttgattaataaaaaaaagataatggaTGGATAATAGAGGTTTGTTTCTTTgacatttacacaacattttaaCACAGGATCCGACCACTTCATATTTTTAGGAATATTTCTGCCCAGAAGTTCTTACCTCACATATCATGATACCAAAGGAAAATATGTCCACCCGTTCATCATAGCTTTTCCCTACAAGGTGCAGAGGAAAGATTGGAAAATGTGAGCCACATCTTTACTGTCTCATACTGACCCatgattagggctgggcaatatattgatattaaatcgatattgtgatatgagactagatatcgtcttagattttggatatcgtaatatcctgatatgacataagtgttgtcttttactggttttaaaggctgcattacagtagagtgatgtacttttctgaacttaccagactgttctagctgttcttttatttgccttttccccacttagacattatgtctaCAAtactggtgattatttatctaaaatctcagtgtgaagatattttgttaaagcaccaattgtcaaccctagaatatcgccgcaatatcgatatcgaggtatttggtcaagaatattgtgatatctgattttctccatatcgcccagccatACCCATGATGGAGATGTAGAGATCCTGTGTTCAGTGTATTCATATTAGACCTGGTATTATTACCTTGGAGTAATAGCAGGTCTCCCACACAGTTTCCCCATTTTTTGCATATTTTAGCTGAATGCATTTATGGTGTCAAGAGCCAAGTTGAGGTTAGTCAATACTGTTTAGACACCTCACGTAGAGTATTCATATCCGTGTCACCAGCATAGTTGAGAAAAGCAGTGTCAGCAAACTGTCATTCAACATTTGTTGTGCGAATGCAAGTATTAATCCAATATGAATCTTCACACTTCTGCTGTGAGGTCTCACATGACTCCCAAAGTCCTTTACTCATAATCATAAATATTGTGCCAATTGTCAGTTGTATATCTATTTATCTACACTACAGACCTCAGTTATGGGCTCATAGAGATAAACACTCTGTCAAATTGGGTTTAGGTGCCTTGGGGGTCTTTGATTCAGAGATTGGCAATCCCCTTCTATAACTGAACCTGGAACCTTCTGCACTCACCGTGGATCATTTCAGGAGCCATCCAGTAGGGGTTTCCTACCACGGTGTAGCGCTTCCTCCGGTCAGGCCTGCGGAGCTCTGGCAGTGTCCCCTTTGCAGGCCTTTCCAGAGAGGATGTTCTGCTCTGATGTCTGTCCTCCGTCACCAGCCTGGCTAGTCCAAAATCTGCCACCACCACAGACTGGTTCTaaacaaggagagagagagagagagagagagagagagagagagagagagagagagagagagagagagagagagagagagagagagagagagagagagatgttaagAATGTTTATATTGGTTATGTtggtctgtttttgtttaaaagagTAGCAGAAGTGTGTAGCATTTGTGTTTCTCAAATACAGATCACATTTCCCATAAACCTTAGTTGTTCTACTAGCATCTTTGGCAGCCTTCAAATCAATCATGTATGTAAGAAGGAAACGTTAACATTAAGTTAAAACTATACAGTTAGAAGAgatgttttttagttttataatttaaaaacactgaaataaagAGGCTGGCTATAGCTGGAAGATCGTCTTGTTTATGAAGACTTTtttgaagagttttttttttttacattttattacttatttactttgttTCATATAGGtttaatatttagaaaataaacaactacaaaaactatgaatcagtttttttcaggttacataattgatttattgcaaGAACTACCTGTTTTGTACACTGGTCGTAGTTAAACAGATCAGATAAAGCTCAGATCTAAAGCTAACCCTAGTGTGTGATGGAACCACTTGTTTACCTCTCTGACCAGGCAGTTGTGTGAGTTTAGATCTCGGTGGATGACATTCATGGAGTGTAGATAGGCCTTAGAAGGAGATATTTAATATACATAAGGGAACGTTTGTACTAGATTATAGAATGATTTTGGATATTAACCTTGAAAGACTCACCATTCCAGCTGCAATGTCTTTGGCATAACTCACTCTTAATCTCCAGGGAAAGTCATTGtcctacaacaacaacaacaacaacaacaacaacaacaacaacaacattatgACCAACATAGTGTATCTGTGTACACTAACAGTCCTTAGAGataaacagaagaaaacaaaatgaacttACCATTTTTATGATGGTCTCTCGGAGAGTTCCTCCCTGGATGTATTCAGAGACAAAGTTTATTCGTTTGTCTTTATAAAACAGTCCAATGAACTTGAGGACATTGGGATGGTCCAGACAGCGCATCACCTTCACCTgtacaaattgaaaaaaaaatgtggttaAACAATGTCATTATAGCAACATGAAATAAGCTCATAGGTATGATAGTGACCTCGAAACTATCTTGATGATGTAAAATGGGTTTAAAACTGTGCTAGGGAACTCTTCTTGTTAAACATTTCTTCACAACTAAAAACCTAAAGTGGACTTAGTGGAGAGCGGCCATCTTCCTTAACTTGTTAACTTGTTAGCCCTTTGGTAGTCACCTAAATAAAGTGACCACCAGCTGGGTTGGTAAATATGAGTGTGCTGTGTGAGAACTTACTTCCTTTAAGAAAGTCTTCTGTGTCTCTTCGTCAAAACGTATCAACTCTTTCATCACCATCACCTCCCCTGTCTCCTGATGCGTTACCTTGACAGCAAGAGGTTAAAAATCAATCTTACAAAGAACTGTCAACTAGgtgttgtttaaaatgttttgaaaaagtcaCCCATATAAGggaaaaatgaatggaaaaaagtgactgcGGTACCTTGACAGCCTGTCCATAGAAGCCCTTGCCAAGCACTTCTCCATGGATAAGGTCTGAAGGTCTGAAGATGCGATGGGTCCGAACTCCAGGGTCCACACGAAGAGACTCTGAGCGAACCATGTCTCTCCTTAAAAGCGACAGTGCTCCGGAGGACAGAGGACACTTGTCTATACTACAGCTGcggctgagaaagaaaagaaagactcaaacagagagaaagaggggagtAATAAATCAAAGTAAGCCGAGAGTCAGCACTTACAGGATTTGTCTGGATCGCATTCCCGTGATTCCTTGGTGCTGAGGTGGTGAGAGGCTCAACCTGATTGGTTCATCTGTGTCCTCCCCTGGACTTggctcttcctccagactcggGAGTTTGTGGGTTGAAGAAAGTTTGTTGAGGACACAAGGGTCAGGACAGCTGATGTCGTTCTGGGGATTGTTTGAGCGAAGGAGGTCATCAGGAGTCTGCGGGTTGTGTTCAATTGTCAGCTGCAATGGTCTGTTTGTGTCCTGGATCACAAAGTTTATCTAGGAAAGGAGATGGTGTTGACCCTGGGTGACATATTCATTTTTTGTCTTGCTTGTTATTAGTGGGCGGTATGAGGCCTACCTCTTCTGGGGAAATGTTGTGGACAGGGATACCGTTGACCTCCAGTACTCGGTCTCCAGTGTGGATAGAGGACAGCAGGTCAGGGCTGAGGGCAGCGGAGTCTAACCTGGAGGAGAAAGACAGTGAGTGAACGGGTGCAGGAAAGGTGGGTTAAGACTAAAAAAAATCAGCCGAGGTTGTTGGATCAGCTTTTGGGTTAAGTTGGCTCTAACTAAATTGCAAAATTCACATTAGATTTAGACTCACCTTGTCACGGTGACAAGTGGGCCTTTTTCTTGGCTGAAGTCAGTGGCTACAGTCAGGCCTCGTTGGCCACCTGCATGGGGAGGGAGAGACACCAGCGCCACCATGTGGGGACTCTTGGTGAGTGGATAATCTGACCTCACAGCTGATATTTCACCCTGACAGAAACAGTGGCCACTGTAAAATAGACAAATAAAAAGATAGAATAAAGATCACTAATCaaaatatcataaaaaaaaacagcttacaCATTTTTTAGCTTTCCACGTGCAGCAAATTAAGCTAAAAACTTTTTCCTTTCGGCTTCAAACTTACCAGTATAGTTTTGTGCGTTCGATTAGCGTGTAGGTGTCTCCATCTCCAATGAACATTTCACAGCTCATACAAGTGAAGCATTCAGGGTGGTACTTCTGCTCTCCAGCAACCTGTCAATACAGGGAGACAGTGTGCTAAAAAACAATATCAGGGCAAGGGGCTTTTttacaagatgtttttttttactttctgtcCTGAGTTCTTTCTGTGCATTCCTGCATCAAGGCATTGTAGTGTCAGGATGTTGTCAAAGGATATCCTCTGGTTTGAGTGTAGAAGAGAAAAAGCATTTACTTTCATACCAGGAGGAAACTAAGAGACAGGAAGGCTTTGAATGTATGAATAGTTGGTGTAGCATGCTGAAATTCTGTATTTCTTGTTGCGATATTTGACACTGCAGAGATTATTGCCATACTTGTGTCTGTGAAACATACGTAACATACATATTTGATATTACACATTGATATACACAACAGAGACCATGATCctaacaataataatatgacgtgtgtgtggtgtggtgtgtgtgtgtgtgtgtgtgtgtgtgtgtgtgtgtgtgtgtgtgtgtgacaaggaACATTTGCttcaaatgtttacattttatcattttttgATGATTGCTGGGGGTGACCTTACatatgttttatgttgttttatgtCATTCTGTCGATTGTTTGGAGGATTTTAGGTAAAGTCAAGGTTATACAGATTCTTATTTTCAGGAATTATCATGTTACCATAATCAGTCCTGTTGCGATGGTCTCTTTGCAGCCGTGGCAGTGTTCTCCATAACGGGCCCAGTAGTGCTTCTTACAGTAGAGCTGTCCCTCTCTTTCATAGTACCAGTGAGACAGGATGCAGCCACATTCACAACACCTAGAGAAAAATGGGAatcagggaaagagagagagagagagagtagcatggcaaaacaaaagaaaatggagATTCAGAGATGTAAGACGATAGATACTTCAGAGGTGTGTTCCAGCAAAGTAACGTGAGCCTCATCTGTGATGGAACACATGAGACTTGCGAGGAAAGTCGACCAGGATCAGGTACAATACTTTCACTTCAGTCGGACCATAAGTTATCATCTTCAGTGTAGCTTCTTTTGTTTAACACGCAATGGTTTTCTATGTCACTGATACCCATCTCCTTTCCTCTTTTGACTTATTTTGACCCTGCTTGTGTTGAATGGCATTGTTATGATTGTATTAGTCACAAAGTTGAGGTTGAGACATCAAGCTGCTGATGTTTGTCCAGCACACGGAAGAAAATACAGTAATCTTCACTGCAGGTCAAGGATGTTGTTGAAATGGTGCATAGATGTTGAATTGCTGATGTCACCGTGACAGAGAGCACATTCAGCCAGATGCCAAACTAATATAGCTTCTTACAAAAGGGCTACTCATCTAGGGTCACTGGTTGGTCATGTGTTTCCCATTTAAAAATTGCAAAACAGAGCTacacaaagtgaaaacattttaacagtTTCGTTCTTTAAATGCAGTGCAGAATGTACTTTCAGTCCCTTAAAATTTGCAAACAGAAACTTTTCAGTAGCATCCTGGCTTAAACTGAATGACGAATAATACCTATGTACAACAAAAACCTGCTTCCTTATCTCTTTAACACTACAGCCAGAGTGGGAGGTGACTTCCTGGACAGAGTTTCCTCTCTCCCAAACTCAACTGTAAATGCCACGCTGTTCTTACTATGGAGAAAGAAAAGCTTGCCTTATTGAGAATAAAGTTGTGGGGAGTTTCCTTCAAAGTAAGAGATACTCAGTGACAGCATTTCACTGTGatcaattatattattttattttattaaaagcttTTCTTAAATCTTGTTACACAACTTAAAGTGGCAATAAGCATGATCTTACTTCTACTACTGACTTTGGTAGTATCTAATCAGTAATTGCTGTGGTTTTGTATTGTGCTTGCCAGAGGCCACTTTAGTGTGACAACTACACCCAGTtgttctctttcctctcttcatTCCAATGAAACCATTGTGGCTTTTGTTGgtaatgtaaaacacattttcctggTAGAACATGTAAATACTTTAATGAACCTGGAATAGGatcacttttttaaatcttgtttgTTAATAGAGTGTGGCAGCATGGTCATCTATGATTATAACCTGATAGATACCATAGCTGTGATATTGAACTTAAGGTTCACTTTAGATCAAATTCATTAGTACTTGAGTAATACCAGTTACTCACAGGAGTATGTAGTCCTAACAGATACTATGTTGGCTGGGGATACAGTGCACTGGGAAGTACATTGGAAGGACCTGCTTCTTATTTATTTAGAGGAAATAattaagtaataaaaccatcaGACAGCTGCAGGTTTAATTTTTGACCTTCTGTCTTTGTTATTGTGCTGCTGGCAACGGATGTGAAACCTCCGAGCATCACATCTGTGATTCCAGCTAAACATCTGGTTGTGAGAAAACTTAAACATTTATCCTATTTCCTACTGCAACCCACACATTTCTCTCCTTCTCCACCTGAAAGTATCTCCCTCATCTGGCTTGTGCTGCATCTTACTCTTATCTTTAGCCACTCATAAAATCTCCTCTCTATTCTAAGAGCTGTTCCCGTGTCACTAAAAGTGGACACACCAGGAGCACCTGGTgtacataaaacaaacatattatgATGTCAGGACAGGAGCGTAGGTCAAATCATGGCAGACGTGTATCTTGCTCGTGCCCAGGACAAGATGATCTCCAAAGCTGCTCCAGCAGATTATTTAAAGGTTAGAGGGCCCTTTCTCGACCCAGGGCCCGGGACAACTGACCCAGTGTTCCCCCCATGTTGACAGCAATATGATGACGTATTCTCCTGCCATGGTttccttcctgttctgtctATGTTGCACTGCTGGATTTCCTTTAAAAAACAGTACTtcttaaaagaaaacatttgtttttgttctaaTTGTATTGAGTTTGGTGGTACAGGGATATTGTCTCAAATGTGTTATGTATGCAGTATGATGTATGCATCTTTTAATATAGACCTGAGGAAGAGTAGTTGTTGATGGGGTAGAACAAACAGATCCCCAAACGAACAAAAACAGTTTAGTTATGGATTTTACTGTAATCTGCTTGGATAACTGGCAAGGCAATAACTTTGCCTGTTATTGTTATGGTATTATAAACTACTCATACACATACT is drawn from Sander vitreus isolate 19-12246 chromosome 13, sanVit1, whole genome shotgun sequence and contains these coding sequences:
- the LOC144527816 gene encoding LIM domain kinase 1-like yields the protein MSRRDQRFRRGMKGRCCECGCILSHWYYEREGQLYCKKHYWARYGEHCHGCKETIATGLIMVAGEQKYHPECFTCMSCEMFIGDGDTYTLIERTKLYCGHCFCQGEISAVRSDYPLTKSPHMVALVSLPPHAGGQRGLTVATDFSQEKGPLVTVTRLDSAALSPDLLSSIHTGDRVLEVNGIPVHNISPEEINFVIQDTNRPLQLTIEHNPQTPDDLLRSNNPQNDISCPDPCVLNKLSSTHKLPSLEEEPSPGEDTDEPIRLSLSPPQHQGITGMRSRQILRSCSIDKCPLSSGALSLLRRDMVRSESLRVDPGVRTHRIFRPSDLIHGEVLGKGFYGQAVKVTHQETGEVMVMKELIRFDEETQKTFLKEVKVMRCLDHPNVLKFIGLFYKDKRINFVSEYIQGGTLRETIIKMDNDFPWRLRVSYAKDIAAGMAYLHSMNVIHRDLNSHNCLVRENQSVVVADFGLARLVTEDRHQSRTSSLERPAKGTLPELRRPDRRKRYTVVGNPYWMAPEMIHGKSYDERVDIFSFGIMICEIIGRVNADPDYLPRSNDFGLNVAGFLQQYHPPQCPSAFLPLGVLCCETDADKRPSFLKLGEWLENLLMHLDISLPLLSELEQLRRAFWQNHNHQNHSHNQDETLDFHNQQTHNSSQPQRQSPDPKQHLENANNYIKPNDLTQCQNQYSTPDSHSDREQHTHDRTEHGHSCSSRECNDHSQDKSQTFCRSTSTDSAENGSETYERNNLSGQPKAQDEPSQPLQFNDSLLGPSNRPRTTCRALWDISTEDSCFL